From Bos javanicus breed banteng chromosome 5, ARS-OSU_banteng_1.0, whole genome shotgun sequence, the proteins below share one genomic window:
- the KLHDC7B gene encoding kelch domain-containing protein 7B, with protein sequence MVLRSHPFPRPERPQGRAPRAALEGPSHPGAALSSENRESAAPPEEDRHGAEDLATRAGPGGLEEAGARPQQSHTETEGAAAEGTPSGPRGDRTEEKYPDSLLQGATEPIAPSPPLEQTQPGSSSSLATRQDPQPVPRSRKRSLCEMSQRPKQEASRVAPGAGPRPSGHRQGLGEKQEEARKLMMFLQRPGGWGVAEGPRKSRASVVALPRWLDLGSCLEALAFAQQHGDPGLAQETYAWMSDNLLHVLRDPSLYRQLSGADRERIVSLRTSRGPAVLGALVLPGLYRASRSELTRGSPAAEALAGGPAALPPPAYLHVFHPGENSWRALTKVPQEAPLRGCGLCTLHNYLFLAGGVRGSGAEAVCCNEVFCYNPLTNIWSQVRPMQQARAQLKLVALDGLLYAIGGECLYSMECYDPRVDAWSPRAPLPAGAFPVAHDAVACQGDIYVTGGHLFHRLLRYQPTKDAWDECPYSASHRRSSDMVALGGFLYRFDLLRGVGAAVMRYNTVTSSWSRAVSLPLPAPTPLRCAVLGNTIYCLNHQVTATFTVSEGTAQFHAKELQPFPLGTKGVLCPFTLTLPARGPLQTAL encoded by the coding sequence CGCTCTGGAGGGCCCCAGCCATCCGGGCGCAGCCTTATCCTCTGAGAACAGAGAGTCGGCTGCTCCCCCAGAGGAGGACAGGCATGGTGCAGAGGATCTGGCCACAAGGGCGGGTCCAGGGGGCCTGGAGGAGGCTGGAGCTCGGCCACAGCAGAGTCACACTGAGACCGAGGGGGCTGCTGCTGAAGGCACCCCCTCAGGCCCGAGAGGGGACAGAACCGAGGAGAAATATCCAGACTCGCTGCTGCAGGGAGCCACAGAGCCCATAGCCCCTTCGCCGCCCCTGGAGCAGACCCAGCCTGGCTCTTCATCCTCCTTGGCTACAAGGCAGGACCCCCAGCCAGTCCCGCGGTCCCGGAAACGCAGCTTGTGTGAAATGTCCCAGAGGCCCAAGCAGGAGGCCAGCCGGGTGGCGCCTGGGGCGGGGCCCCGCCCTTCAGGCCACAGGCAGGGCCTCggggagaagcaggaggaggcCCGGAAACTCATGATGTTTCTGCAGAGGCCAGGAGGCTGGGGGGTGGCAGAGGGGCCCCGAAAGTCCAGGGCCTCCGTGGTGGCTCTGCCGCGATGGCTGGACCTGGGCAGTTGCCTGGAGGCACTGGCCTTTGCCCAGCAGCACGGGGACCCTGGCTTGGCCCAGGAAACCTATGCCTGGATGAGTGACAATCTGCTTCACGTGCTGAGAGACCCGAGCCTCTACCGGCAGCTGAGTGGGGCTGACCGGGAGCGCATCGTGAGCCTGCGCACCAGCCGTGGCCCAGCAGTGCTGGGGGCCCTGGTGCTGCCGGGCCTCTACAGGGCGAGCCGCTCTGAGCTCACACGGGGCTCCCCTGCAGCGGAGGCTCTTGCCGGGGGGCCCGCGGCCCTGCCTCCCCCTGCATACCTGCACGTGTTCCACCCTGGAGAGAACTCCTGGCGGGCCCTGACCAAGGTGCCCCAGGAGGCCCCGCTGCGAGGCTGCGGCCTCTGCACTCTGCACAACTACCTGTTCCTGGCGGGGGGCGTCCGTGGGTCTGGCGCCGAGGCTGTCTGCTGCAACGAGGTGTTCTGCTACAACCCTCTGACCAACATCTGGAGCCAGGTGCGGCCCATGCAGCAGGCGCGCGCCCAGCTGAAACTAGTGGCCCTGGATGGGCTGCTCTACGCCATCGGGGGCGAGTGCCTGTACAGCATGGAGTGCTACGACCCGCGTGTGGACGCCTGGAGCCCCCGCGCGCCCCTCCCTGCGGGTGCCTTCCCCGTGGCTCACGACGCTGTGGCCTGCCAGGGGGACATCTACGTCACCGGGGGCCATCTCTTCCACCGGCTGCTCAGGTACCAGCCCACAAAGGATGCGTGGGATGAGTGCCCCTACAGTGCCAGCCACCGGCGGTCCAGCGACATGGTGGCTCTGGGGGGCTTCCTGTATCGCTTTGACCTTCTGCGGGGCGTGGGCGCCGCGGTGATGCGCTACAACACCGTGACGAGCTCCTGGAGCCGGGCTGTCTCCTTGCCactgcccgcccccaccccgctgcGCTGCGCTGTGCTGGGCAACACGATCTACTGCCTCAACCACCAAGTCACAGCCACCTTCACCGTCTCCGAGGGGACCGCCCAGTTCCACGCCAAGGAGCTGCAGCCTTTCCCCCTGGGGACCAAAGGGGTCCTCTGCCCGTTCACCCTGACTCTTCCTGCCAGGGGCCCACTGCAGACTGCCCTCTGA